The Microbacterium sp. LKL04 sequence CGCAAGGCCGTCTACACGCCGATCGGGCGCCCGGACGTCCCGGGTGAACTGGATGCCGTCCTCGCGCGGGCCCTGAACCGCGACCCCGCCGCGCGACATCCTTCCGCCGCGGCGTTCGCCCACGACCTGCAACTGATCCAGCACCGGATGGGCCTGCCGCACACGCCGCTCGAAGTCGCGGTGGACGAGTGGGCGTCCGCCGGGGCGACCGTCGACTTCGCCGACGACCAGCCACGCGGCCCGGTGCGACCCGCCGTCGAGTACGCCTCGTCCCGTCCCGAGCGACGCCGGAGTACGCCCGCACGCCGGCCCGACGAGGGCACGATCCTGGCGGGCGCGGAACCCGCATCGCGGATGCGGCGCGGCACGGTCATCGCGCTGATCGTCGGCGCCGGCGTCCTCGTCGCCGCGGCGACTGCTGCCACGACGTTCGTCCTTCTCGGCGGAGCCGGCTGAATGGCGCGCGCGAGCACCGAGCGACCGCGCGTGCGCAGGTCGACCTGGATCGGCGCGGGCGCCGTCACGGCGGTCGTCGCCGTCGTCGGCACGCTCGCGGTCGTCTGGCCCGGTTACGACGCGCAGCAGACGCCCGTCGAGGATCCGACCGTGTGGGCGCTGCAGACCGGCGCCGGCAGCGGCTACGCGCGCGTCAACCTCGACCTCCGCGAGATCGACACCGTCAAGCAGGTCGTCAACGGCACCCAGGTCGCGCAGACCTCCGACCGCCTGTTCGTGTTCAGCGAGGGCGGCTCCGCCTTCTCCGACGTCGACCTCGCCCAGCCCGCCGATCTGACCGGCGAGGACGAGGACACGACGGCGCCGACGCCCGCGGGCACGGTCGAGATCGTGACCGCCGGGGACGCGATCGTCTACCGCACCGAGGGCGGCGGCGTCTTCGGAGCGACCCTGTCCGGCGGCGGCGCAGCCTCCCCCATCGACCCCTACGCAGAGGTCGAACGCGACGACGACGAGCAGGCGCCGCGCTTCTCGGCATCCGCTGTCTCCGTCGACGCGGACGGCGTCGTCTACGCCTACTCTGCCGCCGAGAAGCTCATCGTCCGCGCCGACGCCGCCACCGGACGCATCGTCGGGCAGGACGAGACCCCCATCGCCCCGGTCGACGCCCAGCTGAGCGCCGTGGGCGGCCGCTGGGTCCTCTACGACGTCACGACCGGCGACGTGGCCGTCCGCGGCCGGGACGGCCTGGTGGAGACCGCCCCGCTCCCCGGCGCGGTGCTGCAGCGCGCGGCGACCAGCGGCGACGCCGCCTACATCGCCGACCCGACCGGCCTGACGCGCGTCCCGATCGAGTCGGGCACCGCGGACCGCCCGGTGGAGTCCCCGGGCCTCGGCACGCCCGCCGTCCCTGCGCCGTCAGGGAACACCGTCCACGCTGCATGGCTCGGGGACGGCACCGGCGGCGGCAGCCTCTGGTCCAGCGCTCGACCGGATGCGACCGTTCCCCTCGACTACGCCGGTGCCGACATCGGCGACGGCGTCGACCCGGTGTTCGTCGGCAACGGATCGAGGCTGGCCGTCAACGACCGCGGGTCGGGCTGGGTGTGGCGGGTGCCCGACGGCGCGATCGTGCCGTCGTCGCAGCAATGGCGCCCCGAGGACACGAGCGAAGCCGCGCCCGACACCGAGGACGACGTCGAGCGGGTCCTCGAACCCAAACCGCCCGTGGCCGTCGATGACGAGTTCGGGGTCCGCGCCGGCTCCGTCGCTCTGCTCCCGGTGCTGCTGAACGACCACGATCCGAACGAGGACGTCCTCAGCATCGACGTCGGCGGCTTCGACGGAGTGGATGCCGCCTTCGGCCGCGCGAGCATCACCGGCGCCGAACAGCAGATCGCCCTTGACGTCGCCCCCGACGCGACGGGGACGACGACGTTCCGGTACCGCGTCACCGACGGCACGTCGTCGGGAGGACGTCTGTCGGAGTATGCGACGGTCACCGTCCGCGTGATTCCCGAGGCGGAGAACTCGCCTCCCGTCTGGTGCGGCGTCGCCGAGTGCCTCGCCACCTGGCCCGTCCTGTCGGTGGCGCCGGGCGGAACAGTGTCTGCCGACCTCCTCCGGGGCTGGGTGGATCCCGACGGCGACCCGGTCTATCTCGCCGGGATCGACGGGGCGCCCTCCGTGGGGACGGCCACGACCTCCCCCGAGGGGGAGTTCACGTACCAGCATCCCGATCCGAGCGCGACGGAGGCAGCCAGCATCCCGGTCCCGGTCGTGGTTTCGGACTCGCGCGGCGCCACGACCACGCAGTCCGTCACGGTACAGGTGACCCCCGCCCCCGACCTGCGGGCCGAGTCGTTCGCGGTGACCGGCGTGGTCGGCGAACCGCTGGACGTCGACCTGACCCCGTACGTCACCGGAGCGTCGGGTCCGCTCACGATCGGATCCCTCGTCGCCCTGGACTCCGAGCGCGCGACGGTGACGCCCACGCCCTCGGCCCTGCGCATGACCTTCGCGGCACGCGAGGCCGGGTCGTACGTGGTCCAGTACTCCGTGCGCGATGGCGTGACCGAGGCATCCGCCCTCGCGCGGGTGACGATCCGCGAACCCGCGGACACCGTCGTGACGACGCCGCCGCTCACCGCCTTCGTCCGCCCCGGCGAGGATGCGACGATCGACGTCGCGTCGGCGGCGGCGAACCCCGCCGGGCTCGTCCTCCTGCTCGAGGACGTCCGTCCCGACAGCGACCCGACGGCGTCGCTCAGCGTCGACCTCGTGGGGCAGAGCCTCCTCCGCGTCAGCGGCACCACCGGCGACGGCCGGCCCGGACGCCTGGGGGTCGTCCGGTACACGCTCACCGACGGAGGTGGAGACGCGACGACCGCCGAGGGCGAGGTCACCGTCATCCTGCTGCCGGCGGGTTCCGCGGAGCAGCCGATCGCCGTCGACGACGCCGTCACCGTGCGCAGCGGCACGCAGATCGACATCCCCGTCCTCGACAACGACAGGGCGCCCGCGGGTGCACTCATCGGCATCGACCCGGGGTCCGTCGTCAACGAGACCGGCGGCGGTCTCGCCTTCGCCTCGGGACGCGTGCTCCGCTACCTCGCACCGCGCGAAGCGGGCACCTACGCCCTCACCTACACGATCTACCGGGTGGGCTTCCCCGAGGTCGTCGACACGGCGCGCGTGACCGTGACCGTCACCGGCGGCGACGACAACCGCTCCCCGGTGCCGCGCACCCTCGTCGGGCGCGTCGTCGCAGGACAGTCCGTCACCGTTCGCTTCGATCCGTACGCGGTCGACCCCGACGGCGACGACGTCGCCCTCGAGACCATCACCACTCAGCCGGAGCAGGGTTCGGCCGCCGTCTCCGCCGACGGCCGGTCGATCGTCTACACGAGCAGTGAGGCCACGTCGGGGCAGGTGCGGTTCGGGTACCAGGTGAAGGATGCCCGTGGCGCCACCGGTGTCGGCGAGGTCCGCGTGGGCGTCATCGCCGGTCAGAGCGACCCCAGCCCCGTGACCTTCAGCGACTACGTCCAGGTGCAGGCGGGAGCCGACAGCACCGTCGTCGTCCGGCCAGCCGACAACGACGTCGACCCGTTCGGCAGCGCTCTCGAACTCACCGACGTCGTTCCGAACGCACCTGCGGACAGTCCCGAATACGCCGCGCTGGCCGATCGGGTCAGCGTCGACGGCCCCGCCGTCACGGTCCGGGCGGGTACGGCCCTCGGGACGTTCTCCTATTCGTACGAGGTCGCCAATGCCGACGGCGACACCGCGATCGGTCTGCTGGTCGTCAAGGTCGTGCGGGACCCGGTGCCGGACCACCCCGTCGTCTCGGACACGGTGCTGACGATCGAGGACCGGGACCAGTTCCCGACCGGTGTCGACGTCCTGAGCGGACGGGTCGCCTGGACCGGCGGGGACCCGTCGTCACTGACGCTGCGCCTGTGGGGCGCCCCGGATGATCTGCGCGTGTCCGGCTGGGAGATCTCGGGCGAGCTGCCCGCGCAGAGCCGCCTCATCCCCTTCGAGGTGACCGGAACGGCTTTCGACGGCACCGAGGTCACGACGTACGGATTCCTGCGCGTCCCCGGGACGGACGAGGTGCGTCTCACGCTTCGCGCAGGGGCCGAGCCGCTCCGTGTGCGCGAGGGCGAGAGCGTCGACGCGGATCTCGCCGAGCTCGTCGCCCTTCCCGAGGACGCGACGCTCGTGCTGGACGGCACGGGGACGAAAGCTGGGGGCGCCCGCCCGGAGGCGACCTGCCGCATCGTGTCGGGCACCGTCATCCGCTACAGCGCGGGACGCGGCGCACCGTGGACCGATTCGTGCATCGTGACGGCGCGGTTGGCGGGGGGAGACACCCCGACCGTGCTGCCCGTGCCCGTGCAGATCGAGGCGGAGATCCCGCAGCCGTCGCTGCGCAGCGCATCGATCGGGGTGCGACCGGGGCAGACGCAGACCTTCGACCTCACGCGCATGGTGCGATGGGCCGGTGCCGCCGACGAGAGTGCCCTCGACGTCGAGATCTCGTACCGCGGCGACCAGTTCGACGTCACGCAGAAGGATGCCGTCGTGACGGTGACCGGGCGTGACGAGGCCCGTCCCGGACGCGAGGAGGAGGTCACGGTTTCGTTGCCGAGCCATCCCGACGCCGCCGCCGCGAGCCTCATCCTCACCGTCGGTCCGTCGCCTTCGACGCTCCCCCGCGGCGGTTCCGCGGTGCAGACGTGCTCGCAGGCCGACGGCACCACCTCCTGCACGATCGACGTCGTCGGCGCCGACGGCGAGGTCAATCCCCTCCCTGGGACGCCGCTGCGCGTGGTCGGCGCATCGAGCTCGGGCAACTGCGACGGCGTGCGCTTCGCGCCCGCGGGAGACCGCGCCGTCCGCGCCAGCTGGAGTTCGGATGCCGAGGGGGCGGCGCGCTGCGCCGGGACCTTCGTCGTCGAGGACGCCCAGGGCCGACAGTCCAGCGGCGACCGCAACGGCTCCATCGTCCTGGACCTGCGGGGGCTCCCCGCGAACCCGACGCGCGTCGAATGGACCGCCTACAGCGAGGACACGGTGAGCCTCCGAGTGACATCGGATGCCGGTTCCTACCCCGCGGTCCAGGGCTACCGCATCACGACGGGCGGCCGCGAGGTCGCGACCTGCCCCGCGTCGGGCGTGTGCGCACCGATCTCCGCGCCCGTCGGCGAGCAGCGCGTGTACGAGGCCCGCGCGACGAACGACGTCGGCGCGTCCCGCGGTGCCGTCCGGACGACGGCCTGGTCGTACCGCCCGCCTGCACGGCCCGGAGCCGCGTCGTTCCAGCCCGAGCCGAACGGACGCGACGGCGGCCTGGCCACGATCACCGTGACAGGCCTGGACGACACGACGGGGACGGTGCGGCTGTCGGGCGGAGTCGCGGGAAGCGCGACGCAGCCGGTCAGCGGAGGGACGGCGACGTTCACGGGCTATCGCGTCGGCTCCAACGAACCGACCCAGCTCACCGCGACGCCGCTCACCGAGTTCGAGCTGCCGCCCATCGCCGGCGGCTCCAGCGAGGGACGGGCGCTGGAGCTGTCGGCGCACGGAGTGGGGGCACCCACGATCGAGCTGTCCGAGACGACGACGTCGAGTTCGATGACGGTGTCGGTCCGCGTCACCGGCCAGAGCGCCGGGACCGAGCCGCTGTTCGGATTCAGCGAGACTCCCGCCTGCACTCCGAACAGCCGCTCGTCCAGCCAGAGATTCGACGCGGTGGCGTTCCAGCGCAAGACCATCCACGTCTGTGTGACAAGCACGTTCAACGGCGCCGCCGGGTTCGGTGTCACGAGCGATCAGATCACCGCGCGGCCGATCGGCAGTGTCGACGCACCCCCACGCCTGACCTACACCGTCTCCTCCAGCCCCAGTGGGAACCAGGGCTCCGGCTTCACCTATGCGGCGAGCGGGCACAGCGACGCGGGAAAGCCGCCGTTCGAGGGAGCACAGCTGCGCTACCGGCTCAACGGTCGATCCGTGGACGCGTTCGCACCGCGAGTCAACCAGCCCAGCGACCGCTGGGGCGCCGTCTGGTGCGACACGTTCCTCGGGTTCGACGCGGAATGCTCCGGCGAGACGCCCATCGAGCCCTCGTCCGGAAGCGCGGACTGGCCCGTCTACGTCGCCACCGACGACATCCCCTCCTGCCGATCGGACGAGGCGGTACGGGACTGGTTCCCCCGCGACATCGGGCGCAATGTCGCGACCGTCGAGACGAACGTGCGCACCGGTGACCTCGGCCCGGTGTCGGTCACGTATACGATCCGTTGGACGGGCGCGCTCGCGGAGCTGCAGAGCCCTCCGGGTCTCACCGTCGACTGCCGACAGATCGCGCCACCGGATCCCGAGCCGGAGCCCGATCCCGACCCCGAGGCGCCGGCGGGCTGAACCGCCCCCGCCCGGATCACCCGTTCTTCGAGAGGAACACGATGACGATCACCCAGGAGCAGAGCGCCTGGTTCGCCGAGACCTTCACCTCGCTCGTCGACAACGTCGAGCAGGTCGTGCTCGGTAAGCGCCACGTCATCGAGCTGGCCTTCACCGCCATGGTGTCCGAGGGTCACCTGCTCCTCGAGGACTACCCCGGCACGGGCAAGACCTCGCTGGCGCGCGCGATGGGACGTTCGGTCCAGGGGACGAGCTCCCGCATCCAGTTCACTCCGGACCTCCTGCCGGGCGATGTCACCGGCATCACCGTCTACGACCAGCGCCGCGGCGAGTTCGAGTTCCACCAGGGCCCGATCTTCGCCAACATCGTCCTCGCCGACGAGATCAACCGAGCGTCCCCCAAGACGCAGTCCGCCCTCCTCGAGGTGATGGAGGAAGGGCACGTGACCGTCGACGGCATCACCCGGGACGTGGGGGTCCCCTTCCTCGTCGTCGCCACGCAGAACCCCGTGGAGCAGGCCGGAACGTACCGGCTGCCCGAGGCCCAGCTCGACCGCTTCCTCATGAAGACCTCGCTCGGCTACCCCGATCACGCCGCGACCCTGCGAATCCTCGAGGGTTCCAGCGAGGCATCCCGCGACGTGGCGCCCGTCGTCACCCCGCAGGGCGTGGTCAGCATGGCCGACATCGCGCGCGGGGGGTACCTCGCGCCGCTCGTCCTGGACTACGTCGCTCGGCTGGTCGAGGCGACCCGTCTTGCCCGCGAGGTCCGTCTCGGGGTGAGCGTCCGCGGTGCGCTCGCTCTCACGAAGGCCTCCCGGACGTGGGCACTGGCCCACGGGCGCACCTACGTGACCCCCGACGACATCAAGGCGCTCGCGGTCCCCGTCCTCGCCCACCGCCTCATCCTGGATCCCGAGGCCGAGTTCGACGGCGTGACCGCCGAGGCCGTGATCGGGCAGGTCCTTCTGGACGTCGTCCCGCCGTCGCAGCAGGAGCGCGCGGACGAACGTCGTCAGCGAGAGAACGTGTGAGCTCGTCGACCGAGTCCCGTCTCACCCGAACCTCGGGGACGACGGGGTACACCCGCACCCGCTACGGCACGGAGCGTTCGGCGGCCGTGCTCGCCGTTCGCGGCGTCCAGGGCTGGCGGCGGCTCCGCCGTGGCGTCGCCCGTGCCGCGCGGAACACCGCTGAGACCATCGCTCCCGCGGGCTGGGTCGTCGTCGCGGTGGCGGTCGTGGGACTCGGCTTCGGACTCGGATTCGGACTGCTCGAATTCGCCGTCGCAGGCGGCGCGGGTCTTCTGCTCCTCGCTCTGTCCTTCCCGTTCCTCTTCGGGGCGCGGGCCTACCAGGTCGCCCTCCGCCTGGCCCATGACCGCGTCGTGGCGGGCACCCCGGTGGAAGGCGCTCTCGTCGTCACCAACGTCGGCAGGCGCACGGCGCTCCCCGGCAGGGTGGATCTGCCGGTCGGAGACGGCCTCGTCGACGTGCACGTGCCGCTTCTGCGTCCAGGGCACGAGCTCTCGGAGACCGTCGTCATCCCGACGCAGCATCGTGGCGTCATCACGGTCGGTCCCGCGCGCACCGTGCGCGGCGACCCCCTCGGCATCCTCACCCGCGAAGCGACCTGGCAGGACACGCACACGCTCTACGTGCACCCCGTGACGACCGCGCTCCGCAGTTCTGCGGCCGGCCTCATCCGCGACCTCGAGGGCAGCCCCTCCCGCACCATCGTCGACGCGGACTTCTCCTTCCACGCGCTGCGCCCCTACGCCCCCGGAGACTCCCCCCGCCAGGTGCACTGGAAGTCCACGGCGAAGACCGGCGCCATGATGGTGCGTCAGTACGAGGAGACCCGACGGTCCCGCATGATCCTCGTCCTCGCCCTCGGGGTCGACGAATACGCCGACGAGGACGAGTTCGAGCTCGCGGTCAGCGCCACGGCATCCATCGGCGTCCGCGGCATCCGCGACGGGCGCGATGTGGACGTCGTCGCGGGGTCGGAGATCCCCGAGTTCGCACGCAGCCGGATGCGGACCTTCCGCACCCTCACGACCATCTCCAGCCGCACGCTCCTCGACGATCTGGCCGGCATCGAACGCGGCGAGAACCCGAGTCGGCTGCGCGAGGTCGCGGCGCTCGTCTCGGAACGTCATCCGGATGCCTCGATCGCCTTCCTCGTGTGCGGTTCGGCACCCACCCCCACCCAGTTGCAGAGCGCAGCCCTCGCGTTCGGCTCCGAGGTCGCCGTCGTCGCCCTCGTGTGCGCGCCGACCGCGGCCCCCGGCATCCGGCGACTCGGGAGCATGACGGTCGTCTCGATCGGTCTGCTCGAAGACCTCCGGCAGCTCCTGGCGCGAAGCGGCCAGTCATGACCGCCGCGCCCACCCGTCGCGACGCCCGTCGCCGTCCGGCGCCCTCGCGCACCGGCTTCTACGTCGGTCAGGCTGTCGTCATCGACCTGCTCCTGGCGGTGGGCGCGATCGCTGCCTGGCCCATTTACCGCAGCACGGCGTTCATTGTGGTCGTCTCGGCGGGCATCGCCGCGGGCCACGTCGTGGCGGCCATGGGCGTCCGGTGGCGGTGGTCGGGGTGGTGGGTCGCGCTCGCGGCGCTCGGCGCCTACCTGGCTCTGGGCGTGCCCGTTGCAGCCGCCGGGTCCCTCTCCTCGGCCGACGCCGCCCTCCGCGCCCTGGTGAGCGTCGCGACGGCCCCGGTGACCGGGTGGAAGGACCTCCTGACCCTCGAACTGCCGCTCGGCAGTTACCAGGCGACCCTCGCGCCCACCCTCCTGCTCTTCCTCGGCAGCGCCGTCGCGGCGCTCTCGATCGCCTGGCGGGGAACGAGATGGTGGATGCCTGCGGTCGCCGTGTCGCTGGTACCCGCCGTCTTCGGGGTCGCCTTCGGCGCCCGCTCGCTCGCCGCGCCCCTGCGCGTCGGTCCGGTGGCGGTTCAGCCCGAGACACTGGTGGGTATCGCAGCTCTCGTGACCGCTCTGGTCGCCGTCATCTGGCGGACGACCGACGAGCGCCGTCGGGCGCTCGCGACGGCGAGCGCTGCAACCGGAGTGGTGCGGGGACCCGGTGGCCGCCGACGGGGCAGCGCGGCGCGCGCTGCGACGGCGGTCGGGATGGTCGTCGTCGCCATCGCGGCCGCCGCTGCCTGGGGCCCGTGGGCTCTCGCCGACCAGCCCCGGTCGGTCGCGCGGAGTGTCGTCGACCCGATCCTCGAACTCGAACGGGCACCGAGTCCGCTGGCCGCCTACCGCGCGTCGTTCACCGATGAACGCTACGACGAGACACTGTTCACCGTGACGGCGTCGACGGGGCTCGATCGTGTGCGACTCGCGACGCTCCCGTTCTACGACGGTCGCACCGTCCGGGCGGTCGACCCGGTCACGGGCGCCGCGGACCCGATGACCTCGTTCACCCGAGTGCCCTCGAGCCTCGACGAGAGTGCCGCCGGCGCAGCCGTCGTCACGGTGCGGATGGGCACCGGCACCGGCATCTGGGTGCCGACCATCGGCGCGCTCCGGGCGATCGCGTTCGAGGGACCGCGCGCGGCCGACTTCGCCGACGGCTTCTTCCACAACGCGGCGACCGGCGGCGCCATCGAGATCGCCGATCCGGGGCTCACCGCGGGAGACGCGTACCGGCTCGAAGTCGTCCCGGAGCCCGCCGCGGCACCCGTGGCATCCCTCGTTCCGTCGCGGACCGGACCGTCCCTGCCTGCCGAGGCTGTCCCGGCGTCGCTGACGGAGTGGATCGAGGCGCAGCAGGCGGGATCGGGAGGGAGCGGGCTCGAGATCCTGCTCGATCGGTTGCGCTCGCGCGGCTACCTGAGCCACGCGCTGCAGCTGACCCCGGGTCAGACCCCGTCGTGGCTGCAGGACCTCGGCGAGGGCGGTTTCCAATCGTCGCGAGCGGGCCACTCCGCAGACCGGATCGGTGCGCTCTTCACTCAGCTCCTCGACCGCGAGGCAGAGGCGCCCGGCGGTTCCGATGCCGACCTCGTGGCCGCGGTGGGCGACGACGAGCAGTTCGCGGTCGCCGGAATGATCATCGCCGATCAGCTCGGCTTCAACGCCCGCGTCGTGGTCGGCACCCGCCTCGCGTCCGCCGAGGACCTGCCGGTGTGCGACGAGGGCGCCTGTCGCGGCGGGGATCTCGCCGCGTGGATCGAGGTGCAGGATGCCGCCGGCCGGTGGACCCCGATCGACGTGACACCGCAGCACGAGAGCTTCCCCTCCCCCGACCTCGAACAGCGACGCGATCCCGAGAACCCGACGGATGTCCGACGGGACGAGGCCGAGCCGGTCCTGCCCGCCGACGCCTCTCCCGCCGATGGCGACCGCCCGGCGCAGGATGCGCCGGACGAACAGGCCGACCTCTCCGCGCTCTGGACGGCGGTCCGCATCGGCGGCATCTCCCTGCTCGCCGTCGTCGTCCTCGTCGGCCCACTCGTCACGGTTCTCGCGATCAAGGCGCTTCGACGCCGCGGCCGACGGCGTCGCCCTGATGTCGCCGAACGGTTCAGCGGCGGCTGGGAGGAGTACGTCGACACAGCAGTCGACCACGGATACCCCGCACCGGCGCATCTCACCCGGCAAGAGCTCGCGCTCCTCTTCGCGCAGGGTGCCGACGGGGGCGCCGGGACACGGCTGGCGACGTGGGCCGACCGCTCGGTGTTCGATGTGGCTCCCCCGTCGACGGAGGAGAACGACGAGTTCTGGCGGATCGTCGCAGCCGAGCGTTCCCGGTTCGCCGCCGGCAAGGGCTTCTGGGCGCGACTGCGGGCGCGACTGTCGCTCCGCTCATTGCTGCCGCGCACACGGCCCCGGCGCCGATAGGGTGTGCGATGCGGGACCGAGGGAACCCATGACGGAGGACGAGGACACATGCAGAGCGTGACGACGGGGAGCGTGCTCCCGATCGCCGAAGACGCCGCCGGATCGTTGGCAGGTGTCGCCGCGGTGTCACTCGTGGCCGTCGTGATCCAGCTGATCGCAGCGGTCGGCGTGTACGTCTGGGGGTCGATGGCCCTCGCGGCCGTCTTCCGCAAGACGGACCGACCGCCGGGTCGAGCCTGGGTCCCGGTGTGGAACCTCTGGCTGCTGTTCGAACTGTCGGGGATGAAGGGCTGGTGGGCTG is a genomic window containing:
- a CDS encoding DUF58 domain-containing protein, giving the protein MSSSTESRLTRTSGTTGYTRTRYGTERSAAVLAVRGVQGWRRLRRGVARAARNTAETIAPAGWVVVAVAVVGLGFGLGFGLLEFAVAGGAGLLLLALSFPFLFGARAYQVALRLAHDRVVAGTPVEGALVVTNVGRRTALPGRVDLPVGDGLVDVHVPLLRPGHELSETVVIPTQHRGVITVGPARTVRGDPLGILTREATWQDTHTLYVHPVTTALRSSAAGLIRDLEGSPSRTIVDADFSFHALRPYAPGDSPRQVHWKSTAKTGAMMVRQYEETRRSRMILVLALGVDEYADEDEFELAVSATASIGVRGIRDGRDVDVVAGSEIPEFARSRMRTFRTLTTISSRTLLDDLAGIERGENPSRLREVAALVSERHPDASIAFLVCGSAPTPTQLQSAALAFGSEVAVVALVCAPTAAPGIRRLGSMTVVSIGLLEDLRQLLARSGQS
- a CDS encoding AAA family ATPase, with the translated sequence MTITQEQSAWFAETFTSLVDNVEQVVLGKRHVIELAFTAMVSEGHLLLEDYPGTGKTSLARAMGRSVQGTSSRIQFTPDLLPGDVTGITVYDQRRGEFEFHQGPIFANIVLADEINRASPKTQSALLEVMEEGHVTVDGITRDVGVPFLVVATQNPVEQAGTYRLPEAQLDRFLMKTSLGYPDHAATLRILEGSSEASRDVAPVVTPQGVVSMADIARGGYLAPLVLDYVARLVEATRLAREVRLGVSVRGALALTKASRTWALAHGRTYVTPDDIKALAVPVLAHRLILDPEAEFDGVTAEAVIGQVLLDVVPPSQQERADERRQRENV
- a CDS encoding Ig-like domain-containing protein — encoded protein: MRRSTWIGAGAVTAVVAVVGTLAVVWPGYDAQQTPVEDPTVWALQTGAGSGYARVNLDLREIDTVKQVVNGTQVAQTSDRLFVFSEGGSAFSDVDLAQPADLTGEDEDTTAPTPAGTVEIVTAGDAIVYRTEGGGVFGATLSGGGAASPIDPYAEVERDDDEQAPRFSASAVSVDADGVVYAYSAAEKLIVRADAATGRIVGQDETPIAPVDAQLSAVGGRWVLYDVTTGDVAVRGRDGLVETAPLPGAVLQRAATSGDAAYIADPTGLTRVPIESGTADRPVESPGLGTPAVPAPSGNTVHAAWLGDGTGGGSLWSSARPDATVPLDYAGADIGDGVDPVFVGNGSRLAVNDRGSGWVWRVPDGAIVPSSQQWRPEDTSEAAPDTEDDVERVLEPKPPVAVDDEFGVRAGSVALLPVLLNDHDPNEDVLSIDVGGFDGVDAAFGRASITGAEQQIALDVAPDATGTTTFRYRVTDGTSSGGRLSEYATVTVRVIPEAENSPPVWCGVAECLATWPVLSVAPGGTVSADLLRGWVDPDGDPVYLAGIDGAPSVGTATTSPEGEFTYQHPDPSATEAASIPVPVVVSDSRGATTTQSVTVQVTPAPDLRAESFAVTGVVGEPLDVDLTPYVTGASGPLTIGSLVALDSERATVTPTPSALRMTFAAREAGSYVVQYSVRDGVTEASALARVTIREPADTVVTTPPLTAFVRPGEDATIDVASAAANPAGLVLLLEDVRPDSDPTASLSVDLVGQSLLRVSGTTGDGRPGRLGVVRYTLTDGGGDATTAEGEVTVILLPAGSAEQPIAVDDAVTVRSGTQIDIPVLDNDRAPAGALIGIDPGSVVNETGGGLAFASGRVLRYLAPREAGTYALTYTIYRVGFPEVVDTARVTVTVTGGDDNRSPVPRTLVGRVVAGQSVTVRFDPYAVDPDGDDVALETITTQPEQGSAAVSADGRSIVYTSSEATSGQVRFGYQVKDARGATGVGEVRVGVIAGQSDPSPVTFSDYVQVQAGADSTVVVRPADNDVDPFGSALELTDVVPNAPADSPEYAALADRVSVDGPAVTVRAGTALGTFSYSYEVANADGDTAIGLLVVKVVRDPVPDHPVVSDTVLTIEDRDQFPTGVDVLSGRVAWTGGDPSSLTLRLWGAPDDLRVSGWEISGELPAQSRLIPFEVTGTAFDGTEVTTYGFLRVPGTDEVRLTLRAGAEPLRVREGESVDADLAELVALPEDATLVLDGTGTKAGGARPEATCRIVSGTVIRYSAGRGAPWTDSCIVTARLAGGDTPTVLPVPVQIEAEIPQPSLRSASIGVRPGQTQTFDLTRMVRWAGAADESALDVEISYRGDQFDVTQKDAVVTVTGRDEARPGREEEVTVSLPSHPDAAAASLILTVGPSPSTLPRGGSAVQTCSQADGTTSCTIDVVGADGEVNPLPGTPLRVVGASSSGNCDGVRFAPAGDRAVRASWSSDAEGAARCAGTFVVEDAQGRQSSGDRNGSIVLDLRGLPANPTRVEWTAYSEDTVSLRVTSDAGSYPAVQGYRITTGGREVATCPASGVCAPISAPVGEQRVYEARATNDVGASRGAVRTTAWSYRPPARPGAASFQPEPNGRDGGLATITVTGLDDTTGTVRLSGGVAGSATQPVSGGTATFTGYRVGSNEPTQLTATPLTEFELPPIAGGSSEGRALELSAHGVGAPTIELSETTTSSSMTVSVRVTGQSAGTEPLFGFSETPACTPNSRSSSQRFDAVAFQRKTIHVCVTSTFNGAAGFGVTSDQITARPIGSVDAPPRLTYTVSSSPSGNQGSGFTYAASGHSDAGKPPFEGAQLRYRLNGRSVDAFAPRVNQPSDRWGAVWCDTFLGFDAECSGETPIEPSSGSADWPVYVATDDIPSCRSDEAVRDWFPRDIGRNVATVETNVRTGDLGPVSVTYTIRWTGALAELQSPPGLTVDCRQIAPPDPEPEPDPDPEAPAG